The sequence GTGTGGCGGTGGCCCTGCTCGCGGGCCTGGGCCAGTAGTCACCGCAATCAAAGAGAAAGGCCGGCGCCCCCGTGCCGGCCTTCCCTCTTTACGGTGGTTCCGCTGCCCCCGTGGAAAGAAGGATACGCCCGGCGGAGCACAGTGCAAAGATGTGGGGGTCACTCCGGAGAGTGACATCTGCATCATCGCAGATGCATCTATTCAGCTGCGCAGGTAGGAGGCTCCGTTCACGTCGATGATCGTCCCCGTGGTGAACTCGGCGCCTTCCGACGCGAGGAAGAGGATAGCGTGGGCGACCTCCTCGGGGCGGGCGACCCTGCCCAACGGGCTCTGCGCGCGGATGGCGTCCCCGGCCGGGCCGGCGAGACGGTCGGCGGCCATGTCGGTCTCCACGAAACCGGGGGCGACCACCCCTACGAAAATCCGGTGTGGCGCGAGGCGTTGGGCGAGAGATTGGCTCAGGGCGTTGAGTCCGGCCTTGCTGGCGCCGTAGGCGGGCTGGTCGGGCTCTCCGCGGAAAGCGCCGCGGGAGGAGACGTTGACGATGCGGCCGCCCCCGTTCGTGATCATGCTCTGGGCGGCGCAGTAGCACACGTTCGCCGCCCCGATGAGGTTCACGGCGAGGATCCTCTGCCATGCTGACTGCCAAGATCCGTAGTCGACCTCGTCGGGACGGTGATGGCCGCCGATCCCGGCGCTGTTGACGACCACGTCCAGCCCTCCCATGAGTTCCGCCGCGCTCTCCACCGCTTCCCTCGCCTGCGTCGGATCGGCGATGTCCTTTCGGATCAGCAGGTGATCACCGGCTGGCAGAGAGGCGAGAGTCGCGTTTGCCGCTTCTTCGTCCGAGCGGTAGACGAGGGCTACGGTTGCACCGCGGGCGGTGAAAGCGAGGGCAGATGCGCGGCCGATCCCGCGCGTACCGCCGGTTATCACTACTCGCTTGCCGGAGAAATCCATGTCGGGTCCCCTTCTCGGGGAGGAGGATAACCCGGGGCAAAGAGGAGTGCCGGGCGGGGGCGCGCGCCAGGAGCGCACGACCGGTCCCGTTCGCTGCTCAGCCGAAGCGTGCTTCGCGTCTCACTAGGGCGTCGAGTTCATCCCCGGCGCCGGCCAGTTCCCGGGCGGCCCAGGCATGAGCGCCGATGAAGCCGAGTTCGACCAGGGCGTCGGCGAGGTAGATGGGCGAGATGCGTCCGCGGAGGGCGGTCGGCACTTCGACCGCCACGAACCCGACGGCGGCCAGCCGGGCGACGGTGCGCAGGTCGCGCGGAAGGTGACCTTTGCGCCCCGCCTGCAAGAGCCCTCCACCGATCGCGGCGGCAAGGGCCCCGACCGTACGGACCAGCCACTTGTCCGTCTTGCGGCCGGTGACCCGCTCGAAGCTCGTAATATGGGCTAGCGGCCAGAGGCCAGTTAGCAGGTAGTAGCCGCCCTGGACTAGCGGAAGTGCGCGGGCGACGACTTCCGCCCGGTCGCCGGCAAGCCACGACGGGGTAAGCACCTTCCGCGCCTCCTCCTCACTGGCCATGCCGAACAGATCGGGGTCGCCGTCGCCGCTCAGCTCCTCTCGCCCGCGTCGATACCTCCGCAGTCGCAGATCGCTTCTCATGCTGCCTCCCTTCGTCGGCGCATCTGAGCGGAAGTGTGACAGGAACACCTGGACGCGTCTTCGGCCTGGCTTTCTGAGTCGTGTCGGCTCGGCTCACTCGAGCCAAAAGAGAAAGGCCGGCGCCCCCGTGCCGGC comes from Trueperaceae bacterium and encodes:
- a CDS encoding SDR family NAD(P)-dependent oxidoreductase, encoding MDFSGKRVVITGGTRGIGRASALAFTARGATVALVYRSDEEAANATLASLPAGDHLLIRKDIADPTQAREAVESAAELMGGLDVVVNSAGIGGHHRPDEVDYGSWQSAWQRILAVNLIGAANVCYCAAQSMITNGGGRIVNVSSRGAFRGEPDQPAYGASKAGLNALSQSLAQRLAPHRIFVGVVAPGFVETDMAADRLAGPAGDAIRAQSPLGRVARPEEVAHAILFLASEGAEFTTGTIIDVNGASYLRS